The Thiovulum sp. ES sequence AACAGGAGAAAATGCTCTTGCTTGGGGTGAAAACACAACAGCTTCTGGTTCACAATCAACAGCTTTTGGTAGTGGCACAGGAGCTTCTAATTCACAATCAACAGCTTTTGGTTATAAGTCAAAAGCTTCTGGTTCACAATCAACAGCTTGGGGTGGAGTAACTTTTGCAACTCAGACTATTTATCCAGCAACATTTGATCCAAATACTGGGCCAACTTCTGCTTATGTAGGTGATAACACAGATTATGCTGAAGGAGGAATAGCTTCTGGAACTGGATCAACAGCATTTGGTACATTAACAAAAGCTTCTGGTAGCCTTTCAACAGCTTGGGGTGGAAAGATTTTAATTGACAATATAGAAACAGTTGACCAAGGTTTTACTGCATATGATGATGAAGTTGTAAGAGGTGGTTATGCAACTGGAGAGGCATCAACAGCTTTTGGTGTTGAAACAAATGCCTCTGGTGAAGGTTCAACAGCTTTTGGTGGAGAAACAAATGCGACTGGTAATTACTCAACAGCTTTTGGTTATGGAACAGCAGCACATGAAGACAACATGACAGCAATTGGTCAATACAATACTTTGAATAATTCCCATACTCTCTTTGTTATTGGAAACGGTTCAGACAAACAAAACCGAAGTGATGCTTTAAAAGTTTTTGATGATGGAAATGTTTCAGTTTCTGGAAAACTTTTCGTAAATGGTCAAGAAATTACTTCAGGTGGAGGAAGTTCTTCTGTTGCGCTCGCAGATTTGACAGACGGAATAACAGCAACGGCAACAGAAATTGATTATCTTTCTGGTGTGTCAAGCAATGTACAAACTCAACTTGATGGAAAACTAGATTCTGTTTCACTTGCAGATTTGACAGATGGAATAATAGCAACGGCAACAGAGATTGACTACCTTGACAATGTAAGAAGCAATGTTCAAACTCAATTTGACGAAATGAACCAAACTGTTTTAAGATATGCAACTGGAAATGCTACTCCAAAAATGACAGGAACAAATGCACTTGCTTGGGGTTCAAGTACAACAGCTGTAGGAGATTATTCAACAGCTTGGGGTTCAAGTACAACAGCTTCTGGAGGTCAATCAACAGCTTGGGGTTCAAGTACAACAGCTTCTGATTCATTTGATACTGCTTGGGGAATTTCAACAACAGCTTCTGGAGGTCAATCAACTGCTTGGGGTTCAAGTACAACAGCTTCTGGAATAGGTTCAACAGCTTGGGGAATGATGACTGAATCTTCTTCATATCAATCAACTACTTGGGGACAATCAACAAAAGCTTCTGATTCGTATGCAACAGCTTTTGGTTATGACACTAGAGCTTCTGGAATGGGTTCAACAGCTTGGGGTGGATTTCTTGATGAGGGACTTGTAAAAGGTGGAAAAGCATCAGGAAAAGGTTCAACTGCATTTGGAGCAGAGACAAATGCTTCTGGTGTAGTTTCAACTGCTTGGGGAAGTCAAACAAAAGCTTTAGGAGACTATTCAACAGCTTTTGGTCAAGATTCAAATGCTTCAGGAGAAGGTTCAACTGCTTGGGGTCAAGAGAATAATGCAACTGGAGACTACTCAACAGCTTTTGGTGTTCAATCAGTTGCTTCTGGTTATGGCTCAATGGCTTTTGGTGAAAAGGCTGTGGCAACTGGAGATTATGCAATTGCTTTAGGTGGTTACAATCTTGCAAGTGGATACGGTGCAGTCGCTTTAAATATGGGAACAGCTTCTGGAGATTATTCAACAGCCTTTGGTATTTCAGCAATAGCTTCTGCCCAAAGCTCAACAGCTTGGGGAATGGATACAGAAGCTTCTGGTTCTCAATCAACAGCTTTTGGTTCTCAATCAACAGCTTCTGGTTCTCAATCAACAGCTTGGGGACAAAGTTCAACCGCTTCGAATTCGTATGCAACAGCTTGGGGTAGTTTAACAACAGCTTCTGGAGGTCAATCAACTGCTTTTGGAAGCAGAACAAATGCTTCTGGAAATTATGCAACAGCTTTTGGTTTTAATACAAAAGCTTTAGGAGACTATTCAACAGCTTGGGGACAAGATTCAAATGCAACCGGCACACATTCAACTGCTTCAGGTACACAAACTTTAGCCTCTGGAGTTCAATCCACAGCTTTTGGATTTGGAACAAGAGCAACAAATGAGGTTTCAACAGCTTTTGGTTATGAAACAAAAGCTTCTGGTTGGGGAGCAACTACTTTTGGTTACACCACAACAGCTTCTGGAGATCAATCAATTGCTTTGGGTGATGGGACAATTGCTTCTGCCCCAAACTCGCTAGCTTGGGGAAAAGGGACAGAAGCTTCTGGTGAAAATTCAACAGCTTTTGGTAAGTCAACAACAGCTTCTGATAGTTATGCAACAGCTTTTGGTTATGGAACAACAGCTTCTGGTCTGAAATCAACAGCTTGGGGTGAAACCACAAAGGCTTTGGGTTTTTATGCAACAGCTTTTGGTAAAGAAACAACAGCAAGTGAAATAGGTGCAACAGCTTGGGGAATGGAAACAACAGCTGCAGGAGATTATTCAACTGCTTTTGGTAAAACAACAACAGCTGCAGGAGATTATTCAACTGCTTTTGGTAAAACAACAACAGCTGTAGGAGATTATTCAACCGCTTTTGGATATTACACAACAGCTGTAGGAGATTATTCAACTGCTTTTGGTACTGGCACAACGGCAAACGAAAATTCAATGACGGTAATTGGTAAATATAATAATACTGGTGATCATACGGGAATATTATTTGTTATTGGAAATGGTACAGGTGCATTTGATACAAGTGATGCTTTTATTGTTTATGACGATGGAACTGGTGAATCTGCTGGTGGTATTACAACAACATCTGATAGAAGATTGAAAACAGATATTCAGCCTATTGAAAATGCTCTCCAAATTGTTAAAGAGATCAATGGGGTTCGATATAACTGGATTGATTCAAACAGAGAAGAGTCTCGACAAATTGGTGTAATTGCTCAAGATGTTCAAGCTGTTGCTCCTGAACTTGTTCGTGAAGGAAACAATGGCTATCTTTCGGTGAATTACTCTCAAATGGCTGGTGTTTTTGTTGAAGCTATCAAAGAACAACAAGCAGAAATCGAAGAACTCAAAGAGACAAATAGAAAACTAATTGAAGCTCTAAAAACTCTCGGTATCGAAATTGAGTAGGGGTTTTCCCCCTCAAAAAGGTTTATTATGAAAAAACCATTAATTTTATCAGCGATAACCTCATCGCTTCTTTTTGGGGCTTTGAAAGTTGAAAGACCTGTTATTAGTAGTTTTAGTGGAGAACTTTCAAGTTCAAGCTATACACTCAATACATCAAGTGGTTTTATCGTTGGTTTTGAAAGTAAAAGTGAAGAAGACAACAAAAGTAATTTTGTAAATAAAAATCTTGGCTTATACTCAAATCCAGAAGACTACAATATTGAGCCAACTATCACTACAAGTTCTTCAGTTTCAACAAATGAAGATGTCGCAAGAACTATAAGTTTTTCAATCAACGATGCTGAAGACGATACAATCGAAACAACAATTATCAAAAATGGTTCTCGAGGAACACTTTACGGAAGCGGGACGAGTTTCAGATATGCTCCCAAATCAAATCTCTATGGTTCAGATTCTGTAACAATTGAATTTGATGATGGTTTTGGTGGAGTTGTAACAAAAAATATAGATATTTATATTTCATCTGTTGATGATGCTCCGTCAATTGGAACTCTTCCAACAACAACAGCTGATGAAGATAGTTCAGCAAAAACTGTTTCGATCTCGATTTCTGATGTTGATAGTAATGTTGCAAATGCTTCGATTTCAGTTTCAAACAGCAATTCTGCGATTGTCTCAACTTCTGTTAGTGGAACAACTTTAACACTAACACCGATTGCTGACAAATTTGGAAATGCAACAATTACAGTTTCAGCTATTCTTGATGGAAAAAGCACGGCACGAAGTTTTTCATACACTCTAAATTCTGTTGATGATGTTCCTGTTTTAAAACAGATTTCCGCACAAACTGCTTTAGAAGATAGTGGAGCAATCTCAATTCCAATTCAACTTTCTGATATTGATTCTGAAGTTAGCAATGCAAATTATTCAATCACTAACAGTAATACGGAAATTGCAACCGCTGAAATATCTGGCATGAACCTCATCGTTACTCCAATTGAGAATATGTTTGGTTCTTCCACAATTTCAGTTTCTGCGACACTTGACGGAAAAACTGTTTCACAAAGTTTCTCATATAACTTAACTTCAGTAGATGATGCACCAACTCTACAATCAATTTCAAATCTCAGCAGTTCTGGTGAAAGTTCAACAGTTGCACTCAATTTAGAAGATATTGATTCTGATATAAATTCCGCCTCTTTTGTTGTAACAAGTTCAAACCCTGCCGTAGCAACTGGAAAAGTTGAAAATGGGCAGTTAATTGTTACTCCAACAGGTGAAGAGTCTGGGGCGGTAGAATTTACAGTTTCCGCAACTCTTGATGGTAGTAGTGTTTCTCAATCTTTCCAATATGAAGTTGCCTTACCAGTTGAATCTGATATTGAGATTTCAGCAATTGATGATCTTGATTTGGAAATGAGTGGCGAGACTCAAAGTCAAAATATCTCATTCTCTGTTGAATCTTTATTACCTGTCTCTTCAATTGTCGTTACTTCTAGTTCTCAAAATATTTCTGTCTCAAGTTCAGATAATTCTCTTTCAATCTCAATTGATGGTAGTTTTGTTGGAAATTCAACAATCACACTTACAGCAACTGATGAAAACGGAGAAAAAGCAACTGAAACTTTCAATATTACTGTTTCTGCAAATGAGACTCAAGTTTGTCTTTATGAAAGTTCAAACGAACTCACTTTTGAAACAATTCAGGGAGCAAATGAGCGACAAGACTATATCCGAACAGATTTAAATCTAATTACTGCTTTAGATGTTTGTGGCGAAAATATTCCAGTCTCTTGGAAATCTTCAAATAGTGGAATTGTCTCGAGTTCAGGGGCCATTACAATTGATGAAGAGAAAGATTATACTGTTCAGCTTGTCGCAACAATTGGAGAGGGTGAAGAAGCAACAACTAAAAATTTCCTTGTAACAATTCCAAAAGATGAACTTACAGATGAAATCGCTGTTTC is a genomic window containing:
- a CDS encoding hemagglutinin-like protein (PFAM: Hep_Hag); this encodes GTLFVNGTEISSSGGTDRATILNSATDSKAPVITGENALAWGENTTASGSQSTAFGSGTGASNSQSTAFGYKSKASGSQSTAWGGVTFATQTIYPATFDPNTGPTSAYVGDNTDYAEGGIASGTGSTAFGTLTKASGSLSTAWGGKILIDNIETVDQGFTAYDDEVVRGGYATGEASTAFGVETNASGEGSTAFGGETNATGNYSTAFGYGTAAHEDNMTAIGQYNTLNNSHTLFVIGNGSDKQNRSDALKVFDDGNVSVSGKLFVNGQEITSGGGSSSVALADLTDGITATATEIDYLSGVSSNVQTQLDGKLDSVSLADLTDGIIATATEIDYLDNVRSNVQTQFDEMNQTVLRYATGNATPKMTGTNALAWGSSTTAVGDYSTAWGSSTTASGGQSTAWGSSTTASDSFDTAWGISTTASGGQSTAWGSSTTASGIGSTAWGMMTESSSYQSTTWGQSTKASDSYATAFGYDTRASGMGSTAWGGFLDEGLVKGGKASGKGSTAFGAETNASGVVSTAWGSQTKALGDYSTAFGQDSNASGEGSTAWGQENNATGDYSTAFGVQSVASGYGSMAFGEKAVATGDYAIALGGYNLASGYGAVALNMGTASGDYSTAFGISAIASAQSSTAWGMDTEASGSQSTAFGSQSTASGSQSTAWGQSSTASNSYATAWGSLTTASGGQSTAFGSRTNASGNYATAFGFNTKALGDYSTAWGQDSNATGTHSTASGTQTLASGVQSTAFGFGTRATNEVSTAFGYETKASGWGATTFGYTTTASGDQSIALGDGTIASAPNSLAWGKGTEASGENSTAFGKSTTASDSYATAFGYGTTASGLKSTAWGETTKALGFYATAFGKETTASEIGATAWGMETTAAGDYSTAFGKTTTAAGDYSTAFGKTTTAVGDYSTAFGYYTTAVGDYSTAFGTGTTANENSMTVIGKYNNTGDHTGILFVIGNGTGAFDTSDAFIVYDDGTGESAGGITTTSDRRLKTDIQPIENALQIVKEINGVRYNWIDSNREESRQIGVIAQDVQAVAPELVREGNNGYLSVNYSQMAGVFVEAIKEQQAEIEELKETNRKLIEALKTLGIEIE